The Candidatus Methylomirabilota bacterium genome has a segment encoding these proteins:
- a CDS encoding DMT family transporter, producing the protein MPDAGQTRAYLALTLIATLWGSYPAFAKLALAHFPPYVLVALRCTLASAFLTVLLFRRGWDEFRELRAADFRTFAFLGFTGLFVSTGGTYLGIALSTAANAAILQAATPIMVALGARFYLGERLRRRQWAGVAASLAGVLLVITRGSWRALIHLELLPGDFVLMISLAGWAAYTIYGKQVLTVHSPAVATTASYILGSAMLLPMTLVAAPFFPRPDFTSEAAWLVVLYQAILGAVAHVWWYEGVKAVGPSRAAVFLNLQPIVGVLLAWLMVGETVEWPEVAGGALVLLGVALTTRAPAAPPAARPRRAS; encoded by the coding sequence GTGCCGGACGCCGGTCAAACGCGAGCCTACCTCGCGCTCACGCTGATCGCCACGCTCTGGGGCTCGTATCCCGCCTTCGCCAAGCTCGCCCTGGCCCACTTCCCGCCCTACGTGCTGGTGGCGCTGCGCTGCACGCTGGCCTCCGCCTTCCTGACCGTGCTCCTCTTCCGGCGCGGCTGGGACGAGTTCCGCGAGCTGCGCGCGGCCGACTTCCGGACCTTCGCGTTCCTGGGATTCACCGGGCTGTTCGTCTCGACCGGCGGCACCTACCTCGGCATCGCGCTGAGCACCGCGGCCAACGCGGCCATCTTACAAGCGGCCACGCCGATCATGGTGGCTCTCGGCGCGCGGTTCTACCTGGGCGAGCGGCTGCGCCGGCGCCAGTGGGCGGGAGTGGCCGCGTCGCTGGCGGGCGTGCTGCTCGTCATCACGCGCGGCAGCTGGCGCGCCCTCATCCATCTCGAGCTGCTGCCCGGTGACTTCGTCCTGATGATCTCGCTGGCCGGCTGGGCCGCCTACACGATCTACGGCAAGCAGGTCCTGACCGTGCACTCTCCCGCGGTGGCGACCACCGCGTCCTACATCCTGGGCTCGGCCATGCTGCTGCCGATGACCCTGGTGGCCGCGCCGTTCTTCCCGCGGCCCGACTTCACGTCCGAGGCCGCGTGGCTCGTGGTGCTCTACCAGGCGATCCTCGGCGCGGTGGCCCACGTCTGGTGGTACGAGGGCGTGAAGGCGGTCGGCCCGAGCCGGGCCGCGGTCTTCCTCAACCTCCAGCCGATCGTCGGCGTGCTGCTCGCGTGGTTGATGGTGGGCGAGACCGTCGAGTGGCCGGAGGTCGCCGGCGGCGCGCTGGTGCTGCTCGGAGTGGCGCTGACCACCCGGGCACCGGCGGCGCCGCCGGCGGCCCGGCCTAGGAGAGCTTCTTGA
- a CDS encoding SRPBCC family protein, whose product MADYILERRMWLPRARTDVFEFFADPRNLPRIQPRWARPRWVVEPPRRLAVGTLLDFRVPGLPGRWRVIVREFDPPHRFVDAQVRGPFARWEHRHRFEAGPAREEAGAPEGTWVEDRVTYRLPLGPIGRLIHALGAGRRIRRAFEYRDRRLAALLGRA is encoded by the coding sequence ATGGCGGACTACATCCTGGAGCGCCGCATGTGGCTTCCGCGGGCGCGCACCGACGTCTTCGAGTTCTTCGCCGATCCCCGCAACCTCCCGCGCATCCAGCCCCGATGGGCGCGCCCGCGCTGGGTCGTCGAGCCGCCGCGGCGGCTCGCGGTGGGGACCCTGCTGGATTTTCGGGTGCCCGGCCTGCCCGGGCGGTGGCGAGTCATCGTGCGCGAGTTCGACCCGCCGCATCGGTTCGTCGACGCGCAGGTGCGGGGCCCGTTCGCGCGCTGGGAGCACCGGCATCGGTTCGAGGCCGGGCCCGCGCGCGAAGAGGCCGGCGCGCCGGAGGGCACCTGGGTGGAGGACCGCGTCACCTACCGGCTCCCGCTGGGGCCGATCGGGCGCCTGATCCACGCCCTCGGCGCGGGCCGGCGGATCCGCCGCGCCTTCGAGTACCGGGACCGGCGGCTCGCCGCGCTGCTCGGTCGCGCCTAG
- a CDS encoding ferritin-like domain-containing protein — protein sequence MDRRVISGTIDTVFEFDYSVQAEDMRSLYEKAKRDQWNASRDIEWETAEPSDGRVLSDELVDVYGSRLWSSLSEKDRVELNRRVAAWRLSVLVYGEQGAMLACSQMVNIVQGSDEKFFQATQVMDEARHNEVLERYIQTRLGGLHYPMPDNERVLFDAILTDSRWYIKTIALQLVAETFAVAIFKMMQEAAADPLLRQVCARILQDESRHMGFGMLALPDIVQQASDGERREMEDFTCLALEKVLTGFFPLEAYRDIGLTPAQIEEAKAFRRDVAARNDYAVYRKYFKRDMHSSMVNNLARIGLLTERVRPRLAALGIQLPAAAA from the coding sequence ATGGATCGTCGCGTGATCTCCGGAACGATCGACACCGTCTTCGAGTTCGACTACTCGGTGCAGGCGGAGGACATGCGCAGCCTCTACGAGAAGGCCAAGCGCGACCAGTGGAACGCGAGCCGGGACATCGAGTGGGAGACCGCCGAGCCGTCCGACGGCCGGGTGCTCTCCGACGAGCTGGTGGACGTGTACGGCAGCCGGCTCTGGTCGAGCCTGTCCGAGAAGGACCGGGTCGAGCTGAACCGGCGGGTGGCGGCGTGGCGGCTGTCGGTGCTGGTGTACGGCGAGCAAGGGGCGATGCTGGCCTGCAGCCAGATGGTGAACATCGTGCAGGGCTCCGACGAGAAGTTCTTCCAGGCCACCCAGGTCATGGACGAGGCGCGCCACAACGAGGTGCTGGAGCGCTACATCCAGACCCGCCTCGGCGGCCTGCACTACCCGATGCCCGACAACGAGCGCGTGCTCTTCGACGCGATCCTCACCGACTCGCGCTGGTACATCAAGACGATCGCGCTGCAGCTGGTGGCCGAGACCTTCGCGGTGGCCATCTTCAAGATGATGCAGGAGGCCGCCGCCGATCCGCTCCTCCGCCAGGTGTGCGCGCGCATCCTGCAGGACGAGTCGCGCCACATGGGCTTCGGCATGCTCGCGCTGCCCGACATCGTCCAGCAGGCCAGCGACGGCGAGCGGCGCGAGATGGAAGACTTCACCTGCCTGGCGCTCGAGAAGGTGCTGACCGGCTTCTTCCCGCTCGAGGCCTATCGCGACATCGGCCTGACCCCGGCCCAGATCGAGGAGGCCAAGGCCTTCCGTCGCGACGTGGCCGCCCGCAACGACTACGCGGTCTACCGGAAGTACTTCAAGCGCGACATGCACAGCTCGATGGTGAACAACCTCGCGCGCATCGGACTGCTCACCGAGCGGGTCCGCCCCCGGCTGGCCGCCCTCGGCATCCAGCTGCCCGCCGCCGCGGCCTGA